A window of Cryptomeria japonica chromosome 3, Sugi_1.0, whole genome shotgun sequence contains these coding sequences:
- the LOC131029171 gene encoding LRR receptor-like serine/threonine-protein kinase RGI1, with protein MALMNCSSPERLDLSSNSLYGTIPAELSSLTRLRELRVSNNSLGGSIYFLMNYTDLKLLELGKNKFEGTIPEVIGYKLPKLQFMDLMYNQLNGSIPKSLGNCSALRYFAVDYNNLSGAIPREFTMLTRLQTLVLAANNFEGNIFPLLLNCTQLQFFGLAVNMFVGSIPADIGLKLPNLQVFYAGGNQFHGVIPKSVGNCSQLSILDLSFNLLSGVVRQELGRLTALQRLYLGSNSLSNGHCATVCVLDVLSNCSILEVLELHGNNFSGILSRGIGNLSPRLSKLLLGGNNITGNIPDEIGNLTELTNFNLSDNNVIGQVPSALGHLKNLQLLDLSSNKLQGSIPLEFKMLVNLVYLLLALNQISGEIPSNLGSLQQLTELQLSHNELTGRIPNAIGHCFRLLKIDLSYNSLTGNIPMEISNLSSLAFYLNCSHNSLTGRLPSLGRMEQMLWIEIPEPCRKRIWGNGANINRAA; from the exons ATGGCCCTGATGAATTGTTCGTCTCCGGAGAGACTCGATTTGTCTTCCAATTCCTTGTATGGCACCATTCCTGCAGAATTGTCTTCACTTACCCGACTGCGGGAACTACGGGTCAGTAATAATAGCCTTGGAGGATCAATTTATTTTCTCATGAACTATACTGATTTGAAGTTATTGGAGTTAGGGAAAAACAAGTTTGAAGGTACAATTCCAGAGGTTATAGGCTATAAGTTACCCAAATTGCAATTTATGGATCTGATGTACAATCAGTTAAACGGCAGCATCCCAAAATCTCTAGGAAATTGTTCCGCGCTCCGTTATTTTGCAGTAGATTATAACAACTTGAGCGGAGCAATACCCCGAGAATTTACGATGCTGACTCGTCTACAGACACTTGTTCTTGCTGCTAATAACTTCGAGGGAAATATTTTTCCGCTTCTGTTAAACTGTACACAATTGCAGTTTTTTGGACTGGCAGTAAATATGTTCGTGGGCTCCATTCCTGCAGATATTGGCCTTAAGCTCCCCAACTTACAAGTATTTTATGCTGGAGGTAATCAATTTCATGGGGTTATCCCAAAGTCTGTAGGAAATTGTTCTCAACTCTCAattcttgatctctcattcaacCTTTTAAGTGGTGTGGTGCGTCAAGAATTGGGAAGGCTAACTGCTCTGCAGAGACTGTACCTTGGATCTAATAGCCTGTCAAATGGACACTGTGCTACAGTGTGTGTATTAGATGTACTTTCTAACTGCTCCATCCTTGAAGTGCTGGAACTGCATGGAAACAATTTCAGTGGCATTTTATCAAGGGGCATAGGAAACCTCTCTCCTAGGCTATCAAAACTGCTTTTGGGCGGCAACAACATCACTGGAAACATACCAGACGAGATTGGCAACCTTACTGAGTTGACCAATTTCAATCTCAGTGATAACAATGTAATTGGGCAGGTTCCGAGTGCATTGGGCCATCTGAAGAATCTACAATTGTTGGATTTGAGCTCCAATAAATTGCAAGGCAGCATTCCGTTAGAGTTTAAGATGCTGGTAAACCTAGTATATCTATTGCTTGCGCTAAATCAAATTTCTGGAGAAATTCCTTCAAATTTGGGTAGTCTGCAACAGCTGACGGAACTTCAATTAAGTCATAATGAGCTCACAGGAAGGATACCGAATGCCATTGGGCATTGTTTCCGCCTGTTGAAGATTGACCTCTCATACAACAGCCTTACAGGAAATATCCCCATGGAAATCTCAAACCTCAGTTCATTGGCATTTTATCTCAATTGTTCACACAATTCATTGACAGGAAGATTGCCTTCGCTGGGAAGAATGGAACAG ATGCTCTGGATTGAAATACCTGAACCTTGCCGAAAACGAATTTGGGGGAATGGTGCCAATATCAATAGGGCAGCTTAA
- the LOC131029197 gene encoding probable LRR receptor-like serine/threonine-protein kinase At3g47570 → MSFNEFSGPVPHSIANFTMLQHLNFSYNKLNGSVPNQGAFRNLSATSFLANPGLCAASGWLNLPNCTSSDKNHDALNTNILLVASISTFFALCCILGAFYIFYRRIKRAPIIDSLFGQGFMQISSQELHKATQGFSAANLLGNGSFGSVYKGLLSDKKLVAVKLFDRDPQNSYKHFVRECRVLRKIRHRNLVKVLSSSSAGDLRALVLEFMSQGSLEQHLHRAELQCSLSLKMMVNIALDVAHGMAYLHHDCSPPVVHCDLKPSNVLMDETMTAHVADFGISRLLMSPVSASSSTSRLKGTTGYLAPEYGLGGEVSTKGDVYSFRILILEMVTKKRPIDGMFSGDNTLPRWVRSAFPEALEGVVESGQRAAG, encoded by the exons ATGTCTTTCAATGAGTTTTCTGGGCCAGTGCCACATTCTATTGCAAATTTCACCATGCTCCAGCATTTAAACTTTTCATACAATAAATTGAATGGATCAGTCCCAAATCAAGGAGCTTTCAGAAACCTAAGCGCAACATCATTTTTGGCAAATCCAGGATTATGTGCAGCCTCGGGCTGGTTGAACTTACCAAATTGTACAAGCTCTGACAAAAATCATGATGCATTGAACACAAATATTCTCTTGGTTGCTTCAATTAGCACATTCTTCGCATTGTGTTGCATTTTAGGGGCATTTTACATTTTCTACAGAAGAATTAAAAGGGCACCAATTATAGATAGTTTGTTTGGGCAAGGTTTCATGCAAATTTCTAGCCAAGAACTTCACAAAGCAACCCAGGGATTTAGTGCCGCTAATTTACTAGGCAATGGTAGCTTCGGGTCTGTCTACAAAGGGCTCTTGTCTGATAAGAAGTTGGTGGCTGTTAAGTTATTCGATCGGGACCCTCAAAATTCATACAAGCATTTCGTCAGGGAATGCAGAGTACTGAGAAAAATTAGGCACCGCAATCTTGTGAAAGTCTTGTCCTCTTCCTCTGCTGGAGATTTGAGGGCTCTGGTATTGGAATTTATGTCACAGGGGAGCCTAGAACAACACCTCCACAGGGCTGAACTGCAGTGTAGCTTGAGTTTGAAGATGATGGTGAACATTGCACTTGATGTGGCACATGGGATGGCTTATTTACATCACGATTGTTCTCCCCCTGTTGTTCACTGCGACTTGAAACCCTCAAATGTGTTAATGGACGAAACCATGACAGCCCATGTGGCTGATTTTGGAATTTCCCGTCTATTGATGTCCCCTGTTTCTGCAAGTAGCAGTACATCTAGACTGAAGGGAACAACAGGCTACCTTGCTCCAG AATATGGATTGGGAGGAGAAGTGAGTACCAAGGGAGACGTTTACAGCTTCAGGATTCTCATCCTTGAAATGGTTACTAAAAAGAGGCCTATTGACGGTATGTTCTCTGGAGACAACACTTTGCCCAGATGGGTGAGAAGTGCATTCCCTGAGGCACTGGAGGGAGTGGTGGAGTCTGGACAGAGAGCTGCTGGTTGA